A genomic stretch from Desulfonispora thiosulfatigenes DSM 11270 includes:
- a CDS encoding ATP-binding protein — translation MKNRDLYLTQLINFRDKPLIKVITGIRRCGKSTLLSLFENYLIEAGVLKEYIIRMNFESFEFDNISSYKELHAHIEKNLINKKDKHYILLDEVQQVDSWEKVINSFLVDANVDIYITGSNAYLLSSELSTLLSGRYVEIKMQPLSFKEYLDFIEFNFTDSVQEQFNKYLEYGGLPTVTKLLDHPDTIGPFLEGIYNTVLLKDVIERNNIRDTALLESVLRFIGANIGSVISTKKISDYLTSSGRKTTSDTIDNYLKMLENAFIIYKANRYDLKGKMFLKTLEKYYIVDIGIRNQLTGLRNTDYGHILENIIYLELLRRGYNVTIGKIGSFEVDFVATKSNEKIYYQVSATILDEKTKNRELRPLQAIPDNYPKYILTMDQTIYSDFSGIKVLNIIDFLLE, via the coding sequence ATGAAAAATCGTGACTTATATTTGACTCAGCTAATTAATTTTAGAGATAAGCCATTAATCAAGGTTATTACAGGTATTAGACGTTGTGGAAAGTCTACACTACTTTCTTTATTTGAAAATTACTTAATTGAAGCTGGTGTATTAAAAGAATACATTATCAGAATGAACTTTGAATCATTTGAATTTGATAATATTTCAAGTTATAAAGAATTACACGCTCATATTGAAAAAAATTTAATTAATAAAAAAGATAAACACTATATTCTACTGGACGAAGTTCAGCAAGTGGATTCCTGGGAAAAGGTCATTAATTCCTTTCTTGTTGATGCCAATGTAGATATCTATATAACTGGGTCAAATGCTTATTTATTATCCTCAGAGTTATCAACTCTTCTATCAGGAAGATATGTTGAAATCAAAATGCAACCTTTGTCTTTTAAAGAATATCTTGATTTTATTGAGTTTAATTTTACAGATAGCGTCCAAGAACAATTTAATAAATATCTGGAATATGGAGGATTACCAACTGTTACTAAGCTTCTCGACCATCCAGATACAATTGGACCATTTTTAGAAGGTATCTATAACACTGTTTTACTAAAGGATGTCATAGAGCGAAATAACATCAGAGATACTGCTCTCTTAGAAAGTGTCTTGAGGTTTATCGGGGCTAATATTGGAAGCGTTATTTCTACAAAAAAAATCAGTGATTATCTAACAAGTAGTGGGAGAAAAACAACGAGCGACACAATTGATAATTATCTCAAAATGCTGGAAAATGCTTTTATCATCTATAAGGCAAATAGATATGACCTTAAAGGAAAGATGTTTCTAAAGACCCTTGAAAAGTACTACATCGTTGATATAGGAATACGAAATCAATTAACAGGACTTAGAAATACCGACTATGGTCATATATTAGAGAATATAATTTATTTAGAACTACTTAGACGAGGATATAATGTAACTATAGGGAAAATTGGATCTTTTGAAGTTGATTTTGTTGCAACTAAGTCCAATGAAAAAATCTACTATCAGGTTTCTGCAACAATACTAGATGAAAAAACTAAAAATAGAGAGTTACGGCCTCTTCAAGCAATTCCTGACAATTATCCAAAGTATATTCTTACAATGGATCAAACTATCTATAGCGACTTTTCAGGTATCAAGGTTTTAAATATTATAGACTTTTTACTAGAGTAA
- a CDS encoding RDD family protein translates to MDNQDLSCRELVHRKERIFFILAIVVSIITYLSLIFSVIGIIFLSIGILFSLFLHALMLGSIRSNGVRLSPQQFPQIYSKVAELCKTMDIPIMPDIYVLESSGILNAFATRFFGRNMVVLYSTIFELIESGEEDELSFIIAHELAHIKRIQEIILFMGDDATNGLSLLYSLLLPIYWYGYTIGKRMFSIRIVKLNGEKIGIETMLMRILVASLIYIVTLGIGLIVSAFMMGFRKDKRAIHDLIAGTYVTYEKP, encoded by the coding sequence GTGGACAATCAGGACTTGTCATGCAGGGAATTAGTCCATAGAAAAGAAAGAATATTTTTTATATTAGCAATTGTAGTAAGTATTATCACATATCTAAGTTTAATTTTTTCAGTAATAGGTATCATATTTCTATCTATTGGTATTTTATTTTCGTTATTTTTACATGCTTTAATGTTGGGAAGTATTCGTAGCAATGGGGTACGCTTAAGTCCACAACAGTTTCCACAAATATACTCAAAAGTAGCAGAATTATGTAAGACAATGGATATACCTATAATGCCTGATATTTATGTCTTGGAATCAAGTGGTATCCTTAATGCTTTTGCCACTCGCTTTTTTGGTCGTAACATGGTCGTTCTTTACTCTACTATCTTTGAATTAATTGAATCAGGTGAGGAAGATGAATTATCATTTATTATTGCGCATGAATTAGCACACATAAAACGTATTCAAGAAATTATATTATTTATGGGTGATGATGCAACTAATGGCCTCTCATTGTTATACTCTTTATTGCTGCCAATTTATTGGTATGGGTATACTATTGGAAAAAGAATGTTTAGTATTCGAATTGTTAAATTAAATGGTGAGAAAATAGGAATCGAAACCATGCTTATGAGGATATTAGTAGCCAGCCTAATTTATATTGTAACTTTAGGTATTGGTCTGATTGTTAGCGCCTTTATGATGGGATTTCGTAAAGATAAACGAGCAATTCATGACTTAATCGCTGGAACTTACGTTACTTATGAAAAGCCCTAA
- a CDS encoding DUF6531 domain-containing protein codes for MNNLTKIRNIVYSGVPLDITKTYNSRKSNVAGIFGYGWTSNVEAQIVDAGDGPITLSRRR; via the coding sequence TTGAACAATTTAACGAAAATTCGTAATATTGTTTATAGTGGTGTTCCTTTAGATATTACAAAGACATATAACAGTAGAAAATCTAATGTTGCTGGAATTTTTGGTTATGGATGGACAAGTAATGTAGAAGCACAGATTGTTGATGCAGGAGATGGACCAATTACTTTATCCAGAAGACGATAA
- a CDS encoding RHS repeat domain-containing protein, with product MQEMDQLLYPEDDKVHSGKYSFKVTGEAGKNKYIKQRIYISGDANTNLTLSGWSKQEGASISGGNYTLQVEVNYTDGSQQSRIFANEFNKTTGDWQHIAAKIKPVKAFNSIDVLYMYYNQTGTAWFDAMRLEEGNAVTRYEYDANENYVTKLIDPLGSSVTYGYDDNSNLTDMTITACAVTSTQGYIYNPLNQVTSLTRNGASLEKFVYDEQGNVISVKRSNETYTSLEYDDAKRLKAIKNYNASGELLDKYEYSYDANGNRTSVVTKNGTINYQYDELNQLTQETLLDGTTISYEYDAVGNRTKKIVTKGSSTTTNYTYNAGNELTAVDGQTYTYDQNGNLTNNRDNTFIYNAENRLIEIKGYLNQTLATFTYDYTGKRNSMTTSNGIVYFHYNQDNKVVYETDSSNNIIAEYTYDTQDNPATMTKNGTTYYYHVNGHGDVMALIDGSGNIVAQYSYDAWGNILSQSGSMASENPYRYAGYRYDEATGLYYLMGRYYDSNTARFITRDIFHGFEDNVLSQNQYAYCQNNPIMAIDPSGNIAISLNKKLYLGSGGTANVYLRGWTENWGRKGAITAIINMRVTWGAIGIFVVSTLTVWKVKAAAVAWLERYTYLKEIIYDTIKFSAVATVVYLGVKDRIKWVIQSAFKGADSAIMKIPGATKVAFQRRLEVRKEWG from the coding sequence ATGCAGGAGATGGACCAATTACTTTATCCAGAAGACGATAAGGTACACTCAGGAAAATATTCCTTCAAAGTTACAGGGGAAGCAGGGAAAAATAAATATATAAAGCAGCGTATTTATATCTCAGGGGACGCTAATACAAACCTTACTTTATCCGGATGGTCAAAACAGGAAGGTGCGAGTATAAGTGGTGGAAATTATACACTGCAGGTAGAAGTTAATTACACAGATGGCAGTCAGCAAAGTAGAATTTTTGCCAATGAATTTAATAAAACTACCGGAGATTGGCAGCATATTGCAGCTAAAATTAAACCTGTCAAGGCATTTAATTCTATAGACGTTTTATATATGTACTATAACCAAACCGGAACAGCCTGGTTTGATGCCATGCGTCTTGAAGAAGGAAATGCTGTTACAAGATATGAATATGATGCCAATGAAAACTATGTAACAAAATTAATAGATCCTCTTGGTAGTAGCGTAACTTATGGCTATGATGATAACAGTAACCTAACAGACATGACCATTACAGCATGTGCAGTAACATCAACCCAGGGATATATCTATAACCCGTTAAATCAAGTAACAAGCTTAACTCGAAACGGTGCAAGTCTTGAAAAATTTGTCTATGATGAGCAAGGAAATGTAATTTCGGTAAAGCGTTCAAATGAAACCTATACTTCCTTAGAATATGATGATGCAAAACGCTTAAAAGCAATAAAAAATTACAACGCATCCGGAGAACTCCTGGATAAATATGAATACTCCTATGATGCTAATGGCAACAGAACAAGTGTGGTAACAAAAAATGGAACAATAAATTATCAGTATGATGAATTAAATCAGTTAACCCAAGAGACATTATTAGATGGAACAACAATATCTTACGAATATGATGCCGTAGGAAATAGAACCAAGAAAATTGTAACCAAGGGTAGCTCAACAACTACTAATTACACTTATAACGCTGGCAATGAATTAACAGCAGTAGACGGGCAAACTTACACCTATGATCAAAATGGAAATTTAACAAATAATAGAGATAATACATTTATCTACAATGCAGAAAACAGATTAATTGAAATAAAAGGTTATTTAAATCAAACCCTAGCAACCTTCACTTATGATTATACAGGTAAAAGGAATAGTATGACCACATCCAATGGGATTGTATACTTCCATTACAATCAAGATAATAAAGTAGTTTATGAAACCGATAGCAGTAACAATATCATAGCTGAATACACTTATGATACACAAGATAATCCTGCAACCATGACAAAAAATGGCACGACTTACTATTACCATGTGAATGGTCATGGCGATGTAATGGCTCTAATTGATGGAAGTGGCAATATCGTTGCACAGTATAGCTACGATGCCTGGGGTAATATATTATCTCAAAGTGGTTCGATGGCATCAGAAAACCCTTACAGATATGCTGGATATAGATATGATGAAGCAACAGGGCTTTATTATTTGATGGGAAGGTATTATGATTCTAATACAGCTAGGTTCATTACAAGAGATATTTTTCATGGATTCGAGGATAATGTTTTATCTCAAAATCAATACGCTTATTGTCAAAATAATCCTATAATGGCAATTGATCCGAGTGGAAATATTGCAATTTCCCTTAATAAAAAACTTTACCTTGGATCTGGCGGAACAGCAAATGTATATTTAAGAGGATGGACAGAAAATTGGGGAAGAAAAGGAGCTATAACAGCAATTATTAATATGAGAGTAACGTGGGGAGCAATAGGAATATTTGTTGTTTCAACTCTCACTGTATGGAAAGTCAAAGCAGCCGCAGTAGCATGGCTAGAAAGATATACGTATCTTAAAGAAATAATTTACGATACTATTAAGTTCTCTGCAGTGGCAACAGTTGTGTATTTAGGGGTTAAGGACCGAATTAAGTGGGTGATACAATCAGCCTTTAAAGGAGCAGATAGTGCAATTATGAAAATCCCTGGTGCTACTAAAGTTGCTTTTCAAAGAAGACTTGAAGTAAGAAAAGAGTGGGGTTAA
- a CDS encoding RHS repeat-associated core domain-containing protein has translation MTTSTGTVYFHYSGDKVVYETDSSNNIIAEYTYDAQGNPATMTKNSTTYYYHVNGHGDVMAMTDGSGTIVAQYNYDAYGNILSQSGSMAESNPYRYAGYRFNEVTGLYYLMARYYDAEIGRFITRDTFHGFEDDPQSLNQYAYCSNNPVIYVDPSGNYATRYGYWNLVDIVGFLTTGYILVKLGIGIFSKWIVHKVTYIFYNITAREVIGKYKKGAINREFPSEYLDKTLDEIERLAKKGVKTAKKAKKLLQDKRFDKGDNRK, from the coding sequence ATGACCACTTCAACTGGAACAGTTTATTTCCATTACAGTGGAGATAAAGTAGTTTATGAGACCGATAGTAGTAACAATATCATAGCTGAATATACTTATGATGCCCAAGGTAATCCAGCTACAATGACAAAAAATAGTACAACCTACTATTACCATGTAAATGGACATGGTGATGTAATGGCTATGACTGATGGAAGTGGTACTATTGTTGCTCAGTATAATTATGATGCCTATGGAAACATATTATCTCAATCAGGCTCAATGGCAGAATCTAACCCCTACAGATATGCGGGATACAGATTTAATGAAGTAACAGGACTTTACTATCTAATGGCAAGATATTATGATGCTGAAATTGGTAGGTTTATAACAAGAGATACGTTTCATGGGTTTGAAGATGATCCACAATCTCTAAATCAGTATGCTTATTGTTCGAATAACCCGGTGATATATGTGGATCCGAGCGGTAATTATGCTACACGATATGGTTATTGGAATCTTGTTGATATTGTAGGATTTTTAACTACAGGATATATATTAGTAAAATTAGGTATAGGGATTTTTAGTAAATGGATAGTCCATAAGGTAACTTATATTTTTTATAATATTACAGCAAGAGAGGTAATAGGAAAATACAAAAAAGGGGCAATTAATAGAGAATTTCCTTCTGAATATCTAGATAAAACATTAGATGAAATAGAAAGATTAGCAAAAAAAGGAGTAAAGACAGCTAAGAAAGCCAAGAAACTATTACAGGATAAAAGATTTGATAAGGGGGATAATCGAAAATGA
- a CDS encoding RHS repeat domain-containing protein has protein sequence MNGVYHSGVKKWDFGYDANGNRTSVVTKNGTVNYQYDELNQLTQEILLDGTTISYEYDAVGNRKKKIVTKGSSTTTNYTYNDGNELTAVDGKTTLMIKTET, from the coding sequence ATGAATGGTGTATACCATAGTGGTGTAAAAAAATGGGATTTTGGCTATGATGCTAATGGCAATAGGACAAGTGTGGTAACAAAAAATGGAACTGTTAATTACCAGTACGATGAATTAAATCAGTTAACCCAAGAGATATTACTAGATGGAACAACAATTTCCTACGAATATGATGCCGTAGGAAACAGGAAAAAGAAAATCGTAACTAAGGGTAGCTCAACAACTACTAATTATACTTATAACGATGGCAATGAATTAACAGCAGTAGATGGGAAAACTACACTTATGATCAAAACGGAAACTTAA
- a CDS encoding DegT/DnrJ/EryC1/StrS family aminotransferase, whose amino-acid sequence MTTETKEIIKFEKDFTRQEAIPEAGIKRALEILETGCLHRYNTPKGEVSDVALLEKEYADYVGAKYCAGLSSCGSAIYVALKSVGVKPGDKVLCNAFTLAPVPGAIENAGGIPVFLEIDENFLTNLDDLEKKAVESQAKFLLLSHMRGNIVDMDRVTEICSRLGITLVEDCAHTVGARWGDKYTGTFGKAGCYSTQTYKHMNSGEGGLLVSNDEDVIAKAILYSGSYMLFDRHISRPSVEVFERHKKNIPNFSLRMSNLVAALLRPQLADLDTQLKRWNDRYYVLAKGLEGVNHIRIPKRPEKEHFVASSLQFTLTDINIEMVEKFIAVCAERGVEIKWFGAKEPNGFTSSWESWEYIKEKQKLPQTREVLDFLCDFRIPLTFSLEDCEVITKVIRQVVEEIF is encoded by the coding sequence ATGACTACAGAGACGAAAGAAATTATAAAGTTTGAAAAAGATTTTACGCGCCAAGAAGCAATTCCAGAGGCAGGGATTAAAAGAGCCTTAGAGATACTAGAGACAGGATGCCTACATAGATATAATACGCCAAAAGGTGAAGTATCAGATGTGGCCCTTTTAGAAAAAGAATATGCTGACTATGTAGGAGCAAAGTATTGTGCTGGACTTTCTTCTTGTGGTAGTGCAATATATGTTGCCTTAAAGAGTGTGGGAGTAAAGCCAGGTGATAAGGTTTTATGTAATGCATTTACATTAGCACCTGTACCAGGGGCAATCGAAAATGCTGGGGGAATACCTGTATTTTTAGAGATTGATGAAAATTTCTTAACTAATCTGGATGATTTAGAGAAAAAAGCGGTTGAATCACAGGCAAAGTTTTTACTTTTATCTCATATGCGTGGAAACATTGTTGATATGGATAGAGTTACAGAAATTTGTAGTCGTCTAGGAATTACCTTAGTTGAAGATTGTGCTCATACAGTAGGTGCTCGTTGGGGCGATAAATATACGGGAACATTTGGTAAGGCGGGTTGTTATTCTACTCAAACTTATAAGCATATGAATTCAGGAGAAGGTGGACTATTAGTTTCAAATGATGAAGACGTTATAGCTAAAGCTATTTTATATTCTGGATCTTATATGTTATTTGATCGACATATTTCTAGACCTTCGGTAGAAGTGTTTGAACGTCATAAAAAGAATATTCCTAATTTTAGCTTAAGAATGTCAAATTTAGTAGCTGCATTACTTAGACCTCAATTAGCGGATCTTGATACACAATTAAAGCGATGGAATGATAGATACTATGTGTTAGCAAAGGGATTAGAAGGAGTAAATCATATTCGTATTCCTAAAAGACCAGAAAAAGAACATTTTGTAGCATCTTCACTGCAATTTACTCTTACTGATATTAATATTGAAATGGTAGAAAAGTTTATAGCTGTATGTGCAGAAAGAGGGGTAGAAATTAAGTGGTTTGGGGCAAAAGAACCTAATGGATTTACAAGCTCTTGGGAAAGTTGGGAATATATCAAAGAGAAACAAAAGCTTCCTCAAACAAGAGAAGTTTTAGATTTCTTATGTGATTTCCGCATACCACTTACCTTTAGTTTAGAAGATTGTGAAGTTATTACAAAAGTAATTCGTCAAGTAGTAGAAGAAATATTTTAA
- a CDS encoding GntR family transcriptional regulator: protein MGFTKHLPLHIQIKIKLEEEILNEVYDEKIPGELDLMERFSVSRSTIRQAIAALVEEGILEKRHGKGTFISLKPVEEWLGSFSTYENIIDDMGMKPYIKFLSMEMTSTPQNVAKTLEEEVFYKVKRIRYADENPVSIEENYYPLELGKKLAKFNWDNVASYSLLDSLGVKLWDAKQIITCRMPVKEECKLLNIDETIPVLFIERLNFDREGNIVEYEHSVYRSDHYAFIVKLGRNEN from the coding sequence TTGGGATTTACAAAACATTTGCCATTACATATACAGATAAAAATTAAACTTGAAGAAGAAATTTTAAATGAAGTTTATGATGAAAAGATTCCAGGTGAATTAGATTTAATGGAAAGATTCTCTGTAAGTAGATCTACAATTCGTCAAGCAATAGCAGCACTCGTAGAAGAGGGAATTTTAGAAAAAAGACATGGTAAAGGAACCTTTATCTCGTTAAAGCCAGTAGAAGAATGGCTAGGTAGTTTTAGTACTTATGAAAACATTATTGATGACATGGGTATGAAGCCATATATTAAGTTTTTAAGTATGGAAATGACTAGTACTCCTCAAAACGTAGCTAAGACATTAGAAGAGGAAGTTTTCTATAAAGTAAAAAGAATACGTTATGCAGATGAAAACCCAGTATCCATTGAGGAAAACTATTACCCTCTGGAGTTAGGGAAAAAATTAGCTAAATTTAATTGGGATAATGTTGCTTCTTATAGTTTGCTCGATTCCTTAGGCGTAAAACTTTGGGATGCAAAGCAGATAATCACTTGTAGAATGCCTGTAAAGGAAGAATGTAAGTTACTTAATATAGACGAAACTATTCCTGTTTTATTTATAGAGCGCCTTAATTTTGATCGAGAAGGCAATATTGTGGAATATGAGCACAGTGTTTATCGTTCCGATCATTATGCTTTTATCGTAAAGCTGGGGCGAAATGAAAATTGA
- the hisD gene encoding histidinol dehydrogenase: MKRYIKEKNVQVKKTGAEVQETVAKIIEDIRQNGDLAVRKYSKQFDNWSPESFLMSKEELEKVSKTVSDIDKQTINFAQESVRRFAQKQYEMIKDFEVELFPGVALGQKTVPLNSSGSYVPGGSYPIVASANMSITPAVVAGVKRVVSVTPPFKGEVPKNTIYAMASAGATEVYCLGGVQGVVAMALGTETIKPVDMIVGPGNKFVAEAKRQLYGEVGIDQIAGPSEALVIADDSADPEIVASDLVAQAEHGVESEVVLICLSEDFANKVIREVEKQISELPTGEIAKICWDNNGEVIVVDSIEEAAELSDFYASEHVEIQTQQDEWLLENLTNYGSLFVGEYSTVALGDKGIGTNHILPTRKAGRYTGGLWVGKFLKTLTYQKSTAEGLKYVAPYCSLSCAMEGMMGHKASIDKRLVKCNYPVPNYEKK, translated from the coding sequence ATGAAAAGGTATATCAAAGAAAAAAACGTACAAGTGAAGAAAACTGGTGCTGAGGTTCAAGAAACGGTAGCTAAAATTATTGAGGATATTCGCCAAAATGGTGATTTAGCAGTAAGAAAGTACTCAAAGCAATTTGATAACTGGTCACCTGAATCTTTCTTAATGTCAAAGGAAGAACTTGAAAAAGTAAGTAAAACTGTATCTGATATCGACAAACAAACTATTAATTTTGCCCAAGAATCTGTTAGACGTTTTGCTCAAAAGCAATATGAAATGATTAAAGATTTTGAAGTGGAATTATTTCCAGGCGTGGCTTTAGGTCAAAAAACAGTTCCTTTAAATTCTTCTGGTTCTTATGTACCAGGTGGAAGCTATCCAATCGTGGCTTCTGCTAATATGAGTATCACTCCTGCTGTAGTTGCGGGAGTAAAAAGGGTTGTATCTGTAACCCCTCCTTTTAAAGGCGAGGTGCCAAAGAATACAATTTATGCTATGGCATCAGCAGGTGCTACGGAAGTATATTGCTTGGGTGGAGTTCAAGGGGTAGTAGCAATGGCACTTGGTACGGAAACCATTAAACCAGTAGATATGATTGTTGGACCAGGCAATAAATTTGTAGCTGAAGCAAAAAGACAATTATACGGTGAGGTAGGAATAGATCAAATAGCAGGTCCATCTGAAGCTTTAGTAATCGCTGATGATAGTGCTGATCCTGAAATAGTTGCCTCTGACTTAGTAGCTCAAGCTGAGCATGGTGTTGAATCTGAAGTAGTATTAATCTGCTTATCAGAAGATTTTGCAAATAAGGTTATTAGAGAAGTTGAGAAACAAATAAGTGAATTACCAACTGGAGAAATCGCTAAAATTTGTTGGGATAATAATGGTGAGGTAATAGTTGTAGATAGCATTGAAGAAGCTGCAGAGCTTTCAGACTTTTATGCTAGTGAACACGTAGAAATCCAAACCCAGCAGGATGAATGGCTTCTTGAAAACTTAACAAATTATGGTTCATTATTTGTAGGAGAATATTCAACCGTAGCCCTTGGAGATAAAGGTATTGGTACAAATCATATTTTACCAACAAGAAAAGCAGGACGTTATACGGGTGGTTTATGGGTTGGAAAGTTCTTAAAAACCTTAACTTATCAAAAATCAACTGCAGAAGGTCTTAAATATGTAGCACCATATTGTTCTCTTTCTTGTGCTATGGAAGGTATGATGGGACACAAGGCATCTATTGATAAGAGATTAGTAAAATGTAACTATCCAGTTCCAAATTATGAAAAGAAATAA
- a CDS encoding aspartate/glutamate racemase family protein, with amino-acid sequence MSSKTLGIIGGMGPEATVDLMMKIIKKTPAKVEQDHIRVIADNNPHIPCRIKAIMENAESSGPMMVEMAKNLEKAGADFLVIACNTAHYYFKDVEAAVNIPVLNIIDETVKVLLQEKVQKVTLLATKANIYTGLYDKALNQTGIELVLPSEAYQEKVLDVIAKIKAGKYEEARSYTDEIINHCMELGAEAVILGCTELPMAFCDQENLPIYLYDPADIISEVIVTKALN; translated from the coding sequence GTGTCCAGTAAAACTCTGGGGATAATTGGTGGGATGGGACCTGAAGCAACGGTGGATCTTATGATGAAAATTATTAAAAAAACTCCAGCTAAAGTCGAACAAGATCACATCAGAGTAATTGCTGATAATAATCCTCATATACCTTGTAGGATTAAAGCAATTATGGAAAATGCCGAAAGCTCAGGTCCCATGATGGTAGAAATGGCAAAAAATTTAGAAAAAGCAGGAGCAGATTTTTTAGTAATTGCCTGTAATACAGCTCACTATTATTTTAAGGATGTAGAAGCAGCAGTTAATATTCCAGTTTTAAATATAATTGATGAGACGGTAAAGGTATTGCTTCAGGAAAAGGTACAAAAGGTTACTTTACTAGCTACTAAAGCAAATATATATACGGGACTTTATGATAAAGCATTAAATCAAACAGGGATAGAGCTAGTATTACCTTCAGAAGCTTATCAAGAAAAAGTATTAGACGTTATCGCCAAAATCAAGGCTGGTAAATATGAAGAAGCTAGAAGTTATACAGATGAAATTATTAATCATTGCATGGAATTAGGTGCTGAAGCTGTTATTTTAGGCTGTACTGAGCTACCGATGGCCTTTTGTGATCAAGAAAACTTACCAATTTATCTATATGACCCAGCTGATATTATTTCAGAAGTAATTGTAACTAAGGCGTTAAATTAA
- a CDS encoding D-cysteine desulfhydrase, whose protein sequence is MNLAKFPRRRYTEGFTPIEKLENFSKALGGPNIYMKRDDMLGLTSGGNKTRKLEFLVADALEQGADTLITCGAVQSNHCRLTLAAAVKEGMKCRLVLEERVADSYSPDASGNNFLFNLLGVESTKVVAGGTDLMKEMQTIVDELAKEGRKGYIIPGGGSNEIGTLGYVSCAEEIATQLFEKSLKIDHLVTPSGSAGTHTGLVTGFIGNNMNIPITGIGVNRKKDVQEEVIYNLAKKVAAKLGINQEIPRDAVVVYDDYVGPGYSLPTDEMVEAVNLLAKTEGILLDPVYTGKAMSGLIGLIRKGVFKKGENVLFVHTGGSPALYAYIPTILGKDS, encoded by the coding sequence ATGAATTTAGCTAAATTTCCAAGAAGAAGATATACAGAGGGTTTTACTCCTATCGAAAAACTAGAGAATTTTTCAAAAGCTCTAGGTGGTCCTAATATTTATATGAAAAGAGATGACATGTTAGGCTTAACTTCTGGTGGTAATAAAACAAGAAAATTAGAATTTCTAGTAGCGGATGCGTTAGAACAAGGTGCAGATACCCTTATTACCTGCGGTGCTGTGCAATCTAACCATTGTCGTTTAACACTAGCAGCAGCTGTAAAAGAAGGTATGAAATGTAGATTAGTCTTAGAAGAAAGAGTTGCAGATAGTTATAGTCCGGATGCAAGTGGAAATAACTTCTTATTTAACCTTTTAGGAGTTGAATCTACTAAAGTAGTTGCCGGTGGAACAGATTTAATGAAAGAAATGCAAACAATCGTTGATGAATTAGCTAAAGAAGGTAGAAAAGGTTATATTATCCCTGGTGGTGGATCAAATGAAATCGGTACATTAGGTTATGTTTCATGTGCTGAAGAAATTGCTACTCAATTATTTGAAAAAAGTCTAAAAATTGATCACCTTGTAACTCCAAGTGGTAGTGCAGGAACTCATACTGGTTTAGTAACCGGTTTTATCGGTAATAACATGAATATTCCTATTACAGGTATTGGTGTTAACCGTAAAAAAGACGTTCAAGAAGAAGTAATCTATAATCTTGCAAAGAAAGTAGCAGCTAAATTAGGAATCAATCAAGAAATTCCTCGTGATGCAGTAGTAGTTTATGATGATTACGTTGGACCTGGTTATTCTTTACCAACTGATGAAATGGTTGAGGCTGTTAATTTATTAGCTAAAACTGAAGGTATCCTACTTGACCCTGTATATACAGGTAAGGCTATGTCAGGTTTAATAGGTCTTATTCGTAAGGGCGTATTTAAAAAAGGTGAAAATGTTTTATTCGTACATACTGGTGGATCTCCAGCTTTATATGCATACATTCCTACTATTTTAGGAAAAGACAGTTAA